In one Rhodococcus sp. B50 genomic region, the following are encoded:
- a CDS encoding NADP-dependent oxidoreductase, translated as MSEATTSQSTRIVLASRPEGAPTADNFRFETVDLPEVGDGQILLRVVYLSLDPYMRGRMSTAKSYAAHLELGDVMVAGTVGQVVESRYDGLEAGDYVLAGAGWQSHAVLDGSTVRKLDPQAAPISTAVGVLGMPGFTAYSGLLKIGQPKEGETVVVAAATGPVGSAVGQIAKLKGARAVGIAGGPEKCRALIEEFGFDAAIDHRDPNFADKLTEAVPDGIDVYFENVGGPVQEAVWPLLNTYARIPVCGLVAQYNGADLNRKDRLPGLFNSILTKSLTIRGFIQSEFVKEMYGDFLREASAWVRDGKIKYREDIVDGLENAPEAFIGMLEGKNFGKMLVRVAPE; from the coding sequence ATGAGTGAAGCCACGACGAGTCAGAGCACCCGCATAGTTCTCGCGTCGCGCCCGGAGGGGGCACCCACCGCCGACAACTTCCGCTTCGAGACGGTGGATCTGCCCGAGGTCGGCGACGGTCAGATCCTCCTGCGCGTCGTCTACCTGTCCCTCGATCCGTACATGCGCGGCCGGATGAGCACCGCGAAGTCGTATGCCGCGCACCTCGAACTCGGCGACGTGATGGTCGCCGGGACGGTGGGCCAGGTCGTCGAATCGCGGTACGACGGCCTCGAGGCGGGCGACTATGTCCTGGCCGGTGCCGGCTGGCAGTCGCACGCCGTCCTCGACGGTTCCACGGTACGCAAACTCGATCCACAGGCCGCGCCGATCTCCACCGCCGTGGGTGTACTCGGAATGCCCGGTTTCACAGCCTATTCCGGGCTCCTGAAGATCGGGCAGCCGAAGGAGGGCGAGACCGTCGTCGTCGCGGCCGCCACCGGGCCGGTGGGATCGGCCGTGGGACAGATCGCAAAGCTGAAGGGGGCCCGCGCGGTCGGTATCGCCGGTGGGCCGGAGAAGTGCCGCGCGCTGATCGAGGAGTTCGGTTTCGACGCGGCAATCGACCACCGCGACCCGAACTTCGCCGACAAACTGACGGAGGCGGTTCCCGACGGCATCGACGTCTACTTCGAGAACGTCGGCGGACCGGTGCAGGAGGCGGTGTGGCCGTTGCTCAACACCTACGCACGAATCCCGGTGTGCGGTCTGGTCGCGCAGTACAACGGTGCAGACCTGAACCGCAAGGACCGCCTTCCTGGACTGTTCAACTCGATTCTCACGAAGAGTCTCACGATCCGCGGATTCATCCAGAGCGAATTCGTGAAGGAGATGTACGGCGACTTCCTGCGTGAAGCCTCGGCATGGGTCCGAGACGGAAAGATCAAGTACCGCGAGGACATCGTCGACGGACTCGAGAACGCCCCGGAGGCGTTCATCGGCATGCTCGAAGGGAAGAACTTCGGGAAGATGCTCGTGCGGGTCGCGCCGGAGTGA
- a CDS encoding amino acid--[acyl-carrier-protein] ligase, whose translation MTSTTATSTATTGELSELERARLDFQHQLLEAELLVETGVPGLYGRSGVFEDIVDGIDRVVVAAGPGRAATRLRFPPVFPRTSFERTDYIASFPHLTGAVNTFAGSNIEHAELLAARSRGEAWDPWLEPADTVLVSAACHPAYSRYTGTLREGGELLDVLGYCFRHEPAVDPARMQAFRMHEFVRIGTENDAAQHRDSWVQRGLEVLDSLGLDATAVPANDPFFGRAGRMLAVNQRTENLKTELTVRLYGDLDEGTAVVSCNCHREHFGETFEIRTADGEVAHSACVGFGMERIALALLRTHGFDVDRWPVPVRDRMFP comes from the coding sequence GTGACAAGTACTACCGCGACAAGTACTGCCACAACCGGCGAACTGTCCGAACTCGAGCGCGCCCGCCTCGACTTCCAGCACCAGTTGCTCGAAGCCGAACTGCTCGTGGAGACCGGTGTTCCCGGCCTCTACGGACGTTCGGGTGTCTTCGAGGACATCGTCGACGGCATCGACCGCGTGGTGGTCGCGGCAGGTCCGGGCCGGGCGGCGACGCGTCTGCGCTTCCCTCCGGTCTTCCCGCGGACGAGTTTCGAGCGCACCGACTACATCGCCTCGTTCCCGCACCTGACGGGAGCGGTGAACACCTTCGCGGGCAGCAACATCGAGCACGCCGAACTTCTCGCCGCGCGGTCACGGGGCGAGGCGTGGGATCCGTGGCTCGAACCCGCCGACACCGTGCTCGTCTCCGCCGCATGCCATCCCGCCTATTCGCGCTACACCGGCACGTTGCGTGAGGGTGGTGAATTGCTCGACGTTCTCGGCTACTGCTTCCGGCACGAACCGGCAGTCGACCCCGCCCGCATGCAGGCCTTCCGGATGCACGAGTTCGTGCGTATCGGCACCGAGAACGACGCTGCACAGCATCGTGATTCCTGGGTTCAGCGAGGGCTCGAGGTGCTCGACTCGCTCGGTCTCGACGCGACCGCCGTGCCCGCCAACGACCCGTTCTTCGGGCGGGCCGGACGTATGCTGGCTGTCAATCAGCGCACCGAGAACCTCAAGACCGAACTGACGGTCCGGCTCTACGGCGACCTCGACGAAGGCACCGCCGTGGTCTCCTGCAACTGCCATCGCGAGCACTTCGGCGAGACCTTCGAGATCCGCACGGCCGACGGCGAAGTCGCACACAGCGCGTGCGTCGGGTTCGGTATGGAGCGGATCGCTCTGGCGCTGTTGCGGACCCACGGATTCGACGTCGACCGCTGGCCCGTTCCGGTGCGCGACAGGATGTTCCCGTGA
- a CDS encoding glycosyl hydrolase 2 galactose-binding domain-containing protein yields MDLLHASRWRCLRVGPGEMEHPGDLPEDGRWLPVRIPGTAAGAILDADGAEAARASSPDSGDWWFVTDVEVSGHGPWYLTFDGLATLADVWVDGTLVATSESMFVPLTVVLDRLPSTARIAIRCASLDAALRKRRPRGRWRSSLVSAQGLRWFRTTMLGRAPVYGGAPAPVGPWRPVRLVGSGEPVVLERTIRTALRGSDGIVDIGLTLAGSAVSEAIVDIEGVTAHARPEYGSHGTAHVRMQVMLPEVRRWWPHTYGDPNLYAAHLLLDGHRIDLGSIGFRSVERTSGDGFGLRINDVDVFCRGLVWTPVDPIALNDPAGTRRILERCVSAGVDTIRISGTMVYEDDEFYRSCAELGIMVWQDVMLATTDPPDDSHFRSLLEDEMRALSRRWAGNPAPVVLCGGSETEQQPAMLGLNGVPIAALGDWLPDIVDREFPETVWVSSSPSAPPGSDTLPIAVGSGVAHYFGVGGYRRPTGDVRAAGVRFAAECLAFSIPPSDTAIEAEFGSVNVAGHHPRWKAAVPRDNGASWDFEDVRDHYVRTIFGVDPSEVRWADPARYLALGRAAICEAYTEVLQYWRRSGSGCRGALILSTRDLQPGAGWGVLGADGNPKAPWWVLARVFAPVTVLLTDDGLDGLRVDAINDTADALAVTLQLQAHTASGAVPVDVSLPLRLDPHETRVFSWAAVTGGFTDVNFAYRFGPRTFDTAAARLVDPTGAVLAESVHLVGGSARPVERGIGLAATARSVPDGWSVEVRTEGAAQYVHLDVTGGDLQDSWFHLPPGGSRTISVRTCDPAATLRGRVGALNSATSAPIRVLPTPDGHEVDR; encoded by the coding sequence ATGGATCTGCTGCACGCTTCCCGATGGCGCTGTCTCCGTGTCGGTCCCGGGGAGATGGAGCATCCCGGTGACCTTCCGGAGGACGGTCGCTGGTTGCCGGTCCGCATACCCGGCACGGCCGCGGGCGCGATCCTGGATGCCGACGGCGCCGAGGCGGCCCGGGCGTCGTCTCCCGACAGCGGTGACTGGTGGTTCGTCACCGACGTCGAGGTGTCCGGACACGGACCGTGGTATCTGACCTTCGACGGGCTCGCGACTCTCGCGGACGTCTGGGTCGACGGCACGCTCGTCGCCACATCGGAATCGATGTTCGTGCCGCTCACCGTCGTTCTCGACCGTCTTCCGTCGACGGCGCGGATCGCGATCCGCTGCGCCTCGCTGGACGCCGCGCTCCGCAAGCGCCGACCGCGAGGACGCTGGCGCTCGTCGCTCGTGTCGGCCCAGGGACTACGGTGGTTCCGCACCACGATGCTCGGGCGCGCTCCGGTCTACGGTGGAGCCCCGGCACCGGTCGGTCCGTGGCGTCCCGTGCGTCTCGTCGGCTCCGGCGAGCCCGTCGTCCTCGAACGCACGATACGGACGGCTCTGCGTGGATCCGACGGGATCGTCGACATCGGCCTCACCCTGGCCGGCTCCGCCGTCTCCGAGGCGATCGTCGACATCGAAGGTGTGACGGCACACGCACGGCCCGAATACGGATCCCATGGGACGGCGCACGTGCGGATGCAGGTGATGCTTCCCGAGGTGAGACGGTGGTGGCCGCACACCTACGGTGACCCGAACCTGTATGCGGCGCACCTTCTTCTGGACGGACATCGGATCGACCTGGGCAGCATCGGTTTCCGATCGGTGGAGCGCACTTCGGGAGACGGGTTCGGGCTGCGGATCAACGACGTCGACGTCTTCTGCCGCGGATTGGTGTGGACACCGGTCGACCCCATCGCGCTGAACGACCCGGCCGGCACTCGACGCATCCTCGAACGCTGCGTGTCGGCAGGTGTGGACACGATCCGCATCTCCGGCACCATGGTCTACGAGGACGACGAATTCTATCGGTCATGTGCGGAGCTGGGCATCATGGTGTGGCAGGACGTCATGCTCGCCACCACGGATCCGCCCGACGACTCGCACTTCCGCTCGCTGCTCGAGGACGAAATGCGTGCCCTGTCGCGCCGGTGGGCCGGGAATCCGGCTCCCGTCGTGCTGTGCGGGGGGAGCGAGACCGAACAGCAACCGGCCATGCTGGGGCTGAACGGCGTGCCGATTGCTGCGCTCGGCGACTGGTTGCCGGACATCGTCGACCGCGAGTTTCCGGAAACGGTGTGGGTGTCGTCGTCGCCGTCCGCGCCCCCGGGTAGCGACACGCTTCCGATCGCGGTGGGTTCGGGTGTGGCGCACTACTTCGGAGTCGGGGGATACCGTCGTCCGACCGGCGACGTACGTGCCGCCGGTGTCCGCTTCGCCGCCGAATGCCTCGCGTTCTCGATCCCGCCGTCCGACACCGCGATCGAGGCCGAGTTCGGCAGCGTGAATGTCGCCGGTCACCATCCGCGGTGGAAGGCGGCTGTGCCGCGCGACAACGGGGCATCGTGGGACTTCGAGGACGTGCGAGACCACTATGTGCGCACGATCTTCGGAGTCGACCCTTCCGAGGTGCGGTGGGCCGATCCCGCTCGGTATCTCGCGCTCGGACGGGCAGCGATCTGCGAGGCGTACACCGAGGTGCTGCAGTACTGGCGACGATCGGGATCGGGATGTCGCGGAGCCCTGATCCTGTCCACCCGCGACCTGCAACCGGGTGCCGGATGGGGCGTGCTCGGCGCCGACGGGAACCCGAAGGCACCGTGGTGGGTGCTGGCCCGGGTATTCGCGCCCGTCACCGTGCTTCTCACCGACGACGGCCTCGACGGCCTGCGTGTGGACGCGATCAACGACACCGCCGATGCCCTCGCCGTCACGCTGCAGTTGCAGGCCCACACCGCCTCGGGTGCCGTGCCGGTGGACGTATCGCTGCCGCTGCGTCTCGATCCGCACGAGACCCGGGTGTTCTCGTGGGCCGCGGTGACGGGCGGTTTCACCGATGTCAATTTTGCGTATCGATTCGGGCCGCGCACTTTCGACACTGCGGCCGCCAGATTGGTGGATCCCACCGGCGCGGTGCTGGCGGAGTCGGTACATCTCGTGGGTGGTTCTGCGCGGCCCGTCGAGCGTGGAATCGGTCTCGCTGCAACTGCTCGATCCGTCCCGGACGGGTGGAGCGTGGAGGTGCGGACCGAGGGTGCGGCGCAGTACGTGCACCTCGACGTCACCGGCGGTGACCTGCAGGATTCGTGGTTCCACCTGCCTCCTGGAGGTTCTCGCACGATCTCCGTGCGGACCTGTGATCCGGCCGCGACGCTGAGGGGTCGGGTGGGGGCACTGAACTCGGCCACGAGCGCACCCATCCGAGTGCTCCCCACCCCCGACGGCCATGAGGTCGACAGATAG
- a CDS encoding DUF1839 family protein, with amino-acid sequence MSGRLIDVRVDGYSPHFVHAADRIWTETNCYVDLWVEVLHALGHDPVPAAACAFSARFDGTQWTFLKFRPEDLLSLYGIDVAEMNVWRRPVDHLEDNAATGLLSTIEVDAFWLPDTEGTGYRESRSKTTIVPNLIDRDAETLEYFHNSGYHVLTGEDFYGVFGLDEPVPTWPPYLEQVRIEASQQQCDAFDTVVLRHLRMRAGSNPVRELGTRVLVDVERIRTGGMDVFHPWTFGVLRQCGATAELAADVSLYMDGRGYPGAAAAADGFRAVAEGAKSVQFRMARAARGRSVDPGDQLAAMADAWGDAMATVVRAVGVR; translated from the coding sequence GTGAGTGGTCGGCTCATCGACGTCCGCGTCGACGGGTACTCACCGCATTTCGTGCACGCTGCCGACCGGATCTGGACCGAGACCAACTGCTACGTCGACCTGTGGGTCGAGGTGCTGCATGCGCTCGGCCACGATCCGGTCCCCGCGGCCGCGTGCGCGTTCTCGGCCCGATTCGACGGCACCCAGTGGACCTTTCTCAAGTTCCGACCCGAAGACTTGTTGTCGCTGTACGGGATCGACGTCGCAGAGATGAATGTGTGGCGCCGTCCGGTGGACCACCTCGAGGACAACGCCGCTACCGGTCTGCTGTCCACGATCGAAGTGGACGCCTTCTGGTTGCCCGACACCGAGGGCACCGGATACCGGGAGAGTCGTTCCAAGACGACGATCGTGCCCAACCTCATCGACCGCGATGCCGAAACGCTCGAGTACTTCCACAACAGTGGCTATCACGTCCTCACCGGTGAGGACTTCTACGGAGTGTTCGGTCTCGACGAGCCGGTGCCTACCTGGCCGCCCTATCTCGAGCAGGTGCGGATAGAGGCGTCGCAGCAGCAGTGCGATGCCTTCGACACGGTGGTCCTCCGGCACCTGCGTATGCGCGCCGGTTCGAATCCGGTGCGCGAACTCGGAACCCGGGTACTCGTGGACGTCGAGCGGATCCGTACCGGCGGGATGGACGTCTTCCATCCGTGGACGTTCGGGGTGCTCCGCCAGTGCGGTGCGACCGCCGAACTCGCCGCCGACGTCAGCCTCTACATGGACGGTCGCGGGTACCCCGGTGCGGCGGCCGCGGCCGACGGATTCCGCGCGGTCGCCGAGGGCGCGAAGAGCGTGCAGTTCCGCATGGCACGCGCGGCGCGCGGTCGCAGTGTCGACCCCGGCGATCAGTTGGCCGCGATGGCCGATGCCTGGGGGGACGCCATGGCGACCGTCGTCCGCGCCGTCGGTGTGCGGTGA